In Lachnospiraceae bacterium, the DNA window CAGTCATCACTTATCCTCATATTCTACATTTAGCAGAAACAGTCCCTGTGCCGGTGCTGTAGGTCCTGCTGCCTGCCTGTCCTGTGCCCTTAAAATATCATACATTTTACCAGGCTCACATTTTCCCATCCCCACTTCGATCAGCGTGCCTGTAAGAATGCGCACCATCTGCTGCAGGAATCCATTTCCCGTAAAATAAATGTGCAGACGGCTTCCCTGCTGCCTGAACCCTATATCTGTAATAGTTCGCACCGTTGTTTTTTTCATCTTCTTATTGCCGCAAAAGCTTTTAAAATCATGGGTGCCTGTAAGAAAAGCTGCTGCCTCTTTCATGGAATCTACATCCAGCATATTCCCCAGACCATAATAATAATTTCTCTGGAAAACATCTTTCTTCGCTCCCATTTCCAACTGGTAGCAATATGTTTTTTTCACAGCAGAAAGACGGCTGTGGAAACGCTCCGGGACTGCCTCACAGGATAAAACAGCAATGTCTTCCGGAAGATACTCATTAATATACTCCATGATCTGATCCGGCGTTTTCTTTCCGCCATATTCTTCCTTTTTACTCTTCAGGTCTGATACATTCTTTCCATTTTTCCCGTTTTTTCCATTTTTTTCCAGTTCTTTCCAGTCAATATGGAAATTTGCCACCTGGCCTTTTGCGTGGACTCCCGCATCCGTACGGCCGGAACCATGGACTTCGATTTCTTCTCCTGTCATTTTTAAAAGGATCTGTTCTAATTTTCCCTGAATGGTCTTATCTGTATTTCCCTGCTTCTGCCAACCGTTATATCTGGTTCCATCATAGGCCATTACCACTTTATAATTCATTATTTTTCTCCTGTTTCTGCTGTGTCCACTTTGATCCAGACGATATTTTCCTATTTTTTTCCAAAGCAGTCCTGACTATTTTAACCAGACATCCAGTGATCATGATCCCCATATAGATTCCCGCCATATCCAGCCACACATCAGTTATCTGACCGGAACGCCCTTCTACAAACAGCTGGATGGTTTCGTCAATAAAAGGCAGACAGAACGCTGCTGTGAAATTTGCTTTTGCGATCCTGGTAAGAGAAAATACAGGCACTATTCCAGCACCTGTATTCATTGCCAGCAAAAATCCCAAGCCTGCATACTCTGTAAAATGAGCGGCCTTCCGTACCAGATGCTCCGTCAGCCACCAGGCATCCATCCCTGCTCCTGAAAGAAGGTTCTGTATCCTTATAAGAAAATATCCACTTTCCTTCGAGGATATGACAGCCGGAGTCAGGGAATTGCCATATATAAAACAAAGATATAACAGGATCAGGATCTTCCATTTCCATTTTTTCATGACTTCTTTCATGAAATTTCTCATGCATTCTCCTTCGAGAAAATTCCGCTTTCATCCACTGCATGTATGGCGCGCTCCAAAGCTTCTCTGTCCTGTACCAGCGCCATTCGCACAAATCCTTCGCCAGACGGTCCGAAAGCACTTCCCGGAGTTACCATAACACCGGTCTTTTCTACCAGATCCATAACAAAAGCTTCGGAGGACTCATACTGCTTCGGGATCGGAGCCCATACGAACATAGTTGCCACCGGTCGGTCCATTTCCCAGCCAATAGAACGGAAGCCGTCACAGAGAATGTCTCTTCTTGCCTCATAAGCTTTCATGGTATCATATACACAGTCCTGATCACCTGTAAGAGCTGCTACGGCTGCTGCCTGGATCGGCAGGAACATACCATAGTCCATATTGGATTTTAACATTTTCATATGTTTGACTACCTCTTTGTTTCCAAGGCAGAAGCCAATTCTGGCACCTGCAAGACCATATGTCTTGGAAAGGGAGTTAAATTCCACTCCAATCTCTTTTGCACCTGGATAACTTAAAAAGCTTCCACAGGTCTTACCATCAAATACCAACTCGCTGTATGCATTATCATGGAGAACAATAATATCGTATTTCTTTGCAAATGCTACCAGATCCTGGTAAAACTGCGCCGGTGCCATGGCAGTTGTAGGATTGTTTGGATAGGAAACAACCATAAGCTTTGCCTTTTTTGCCACTTTTTCCGGGATATCCTGAAGCTGGATGATATAGTCATTTTCTTTCTTTAAGGGCATATAGTAAAGCTCTGCCCCTGCGATCTGTGGACCGTCTCCAAATACAGGATAACATGGATCCGGCACCATAACAATGTCTCCCTCATCTGCAATAGACAATGCAATATGTGCCAGACCTTCCTGGGAGCCTAAAAGGGAACATATCTCTGTATCCGGGTCCAGTTCCACGTCATATCTTCTCTTGTACCAGTCTGCCACTGTATCTAACATCTTTTTGGTATCGCTGATCGCATAAACATAGTTCTCCGGCTTCATGGCTTCCTCACATAAAGCCTTGCGGATATGCTCTGCCGGCGGGATGTTAGGTGCACCAATGCTTAAGTCAATGACTTCTTTCCCTTCACTGATCCTTTTATTTTTAATCTCAGCCAATCTGGAGAAAATCCCTTCTCCAAAACGATCCATTCTTTTTGCAAATTTCATTTTCATTTCCTCCAAATACGCATCCTGTTTCTCCAGATTCTGGAAAAACATTTTAAAACCATGGTGGATATTATAATACAAATGCCTGGCAGTAGCAAGGAAAAAAAAGAAAACCCTAGCATTACTAGGATTTTCTTACATTTTAGCAAGCGCGAGACGGGATTCGAACCCGCGGCCCCCACCTTGGCAAGGTGGTGCTCCACCCCTGAGCCACTCGCGCATTTAAAAAGATATTAAATTCTGATACATACCTTCAAAACCACATATTGAACTACCGAATACCTACAACTTTTTGTTCCCTTACCTTTTGGTCAAGCCCTCGACCGATTAGTATCAGTCAGCTCCATGTGTCACCACACTTCCACCTCTGACCTATCTACCTTGTCGTCTTCAAGGGGTCTTACTACCTGCGTATGGGATATCTCATCTTGAGGGGGGCTTCACGCTTAGATGCCTTCAGCGTTTATCCCGTCCGGGCTTGGCTACCCTGCCATGGAGTTGGCACTCCAACAGGTACACCAGCGGCCCGTCCATCCCGGTCCTCTCGTACTAAGGACAGCTCCTCTCAAATATCCTACGCCCACGCCGGATAGGGACCGAACTGTCTCACGACGTTCTGAACCCAGCTCGCGTACCGCTTTAATGGGCGAACAGCCCAACCCTTGGGACCTGCTACAGCCCCAGGATGCGATGAGCCGACATCGAGGTGCCAAACCACTCCGTCGATGTGAACTCTTGGGAGTGATAAGCCTGTTATCCCCAGGGTAGCTTTTATCCGTTGAGCGATGGCAATCCCACTTTCATACCACCGGATCACTAAGTCCTAGTTTCCTACCTGCTCCACCCGTCGGTGTCGCAGTCAAGCTCCCTTATGCCTTTGCACTCTTCTAATGGTTTCCAACCATTATGAGGGAACCTTTGAGCGCCTCCGATACCCTTTCGGAGGCGACCGCCCCAGTCAAACTCCCCGCCTGACATTGTCCCCCAGCCGGCTAACGGCTGCAGGTTAGAAATCCAATACCGCAGGGGTGGTATCCCAACAGCGACTCATCTCAGACTGGCGTCCAAGCTTCTCAGTCTCCCACCTATCCTGTACATGCAGTACCGAATCCCAGTATCAAGCTGGAGTAAAGCTCCATGGGGTCTTTCCGTCCTGGCGCGGGTAACCAGCATCTTCACTGGTATTTCAATTTCACCGGGTGCATTGTCGAGACAGCGCTCAAATCATTACGCCTTTCGTGCGGGTCGGAACTTACCCGACAAGGAATTTCGCTACCTTAGGACCGTTATAGTTACGGCCGCCGTTTACTGGGGCTTCAATTCAGAGCTTCGCGTTTCCGCTAACCCCTCCTCTTAACCTTCCAGCACCGGGCAGGCGTCAGCCCATATACCTCACCTTACGGTTTTGCATAGACCTGTGTTTTTGCTAAACAGTTGCTTGAGCCTATTCTCTGCGGCCTGGTTTCCCAGGCACCCTTTCTCCCGAAGTTACAGGGTCATTTTGCCGAGTTCCTTAACAATGCTTCTCCCGCCGGCCTTAGGATTCTCTCCTCATCTACCTGTGTCGGTTTACGGTACGGGCACGTATCACACAATAGCGGCTTTTCTTGACAGCCGGAATCACACACTTCGCTACTTAAATTCGCTCCGCATCACAGCTTCGGATCGTCAAGCGGATTTGCCAGCTTGACTCCTACCCTGCTTGCCCCGGTCTTTCCATTCCCGGGCTGTGCTGTCCTTCTGTGTCCCCACAGTTCTGATGATACGCGGTACAGGAATCTCAACCTGTTGTCCATCGGCTACGCTTCTCAGCCTTACCTTAGGCCCCGACTTACCCAGAGCAGATCAGCTTTACTCTGGAAACCTTGGATATTCGGCCTGGAGGATTCCCACCTCCATCTCGCTACTCATTCCGGCATTCTCTCTTCTTAAATGTCCACAGCTCCTTGTCGGTACTGCTTCTTCCCTTTAAGAATGCTCCTCTACCAATGTATCACTACATTCCTAAGCTTCGGTGTTGTGTTTCAGCCCCGGACATTTTCGGCGCAGGACCTCTCGACTAGTGAGCTATTACGCACTCTTTGAATGTGTGGCTGCTTCTAAGCCAACATCCTAGTTGTCTCTGAAATCCCACATCCTTTTCCACTTAACACACACTTTGGGACCTTAGCTGTAGGTCTGGGCTCTTTCCCTTTTGACTGCCCAACTTATCTCGTGCAGTCTGACTCCCGTACATCATTTATGCGGCATTCGGAGTTTGATATCCCTTGGTAAGCTTTGACGCCCCCTTAGGAATTCAGTGCTCTACCTCCGCTAAACTAATACGGGGCTA includes these proteins:
- the truA gene encoding tRNA pseudouridine(38-40) synthase TruA, translated to MNYKVVMAYDGTRYNGWQKQGNTDKTIQGKLEQILLKMTGEEIEVHGSGRTDAGVHAKGQVANFHIDWKELEKNGKNGKNGKNVSDLKSKKEEYGGKKTPDQIMEYINEYLPEDIAVLSCEAVPERFHSRLSAVKKTYCYQLEMGAKKDVFQRNYYYGLGNMLDVDSMKEAAAFLTGTHDFKSFCGNKKMKKTTVRTITDIGFRQQGSRLHIYFTGNGFLQQMVRILTGTLIEVGMGKCEPGKMYDILRAQDRQAAGPTAPAQGLFLLNVEYEDK
- a CDS encoding VanZ family protein codes for the protein MRNFMKEVMKKWKWKILILLYLCFIYGNSLTPAVISSKESGYFLIRIQNLLSGAGMDAWWLTEHLVRKAAHFTEYAGLGFLLAMNTGAGIVPVFSLTRIAKANFTAAFCLPFIDETIQLFVEGRSGQITDVWLDMAGIYMGIMITGCLVKIVRTALEKNRKISSGSKWTQQKQEKNNEL
- a CDS encoding aminotransferase class I/II-fold pyridoxal phosphate-dependent enzyme, whose product is MKFAKRMDRFGEGIFSRLAEIKNKRISEGKEVIDLSIGAPNIPPAEHIRKALCEEAMKPENYVYAISDTKKMLDTVADWYKRRYDVELDPDTEICSLLGSQEGLAHIALSIADEGDIVMVPDPCYPVFGDGPQIAGAELYYMPLKKENDYIIQLQDIPEKVAKKAKLMVVSYPNNPTTAMAPAQFYQDLVAFAKKYDIIVLHDNAYSELVFDGKTCGSFLSYPGAKEIGVEFNSLSKTYGLAGARIGFCLGNKEVVKHMKMLKSNMDYGMFLPIQAAAVAALTGDQDCVYDTMKAYEARRDILCDGFRSIGWEMDRPVATMFVWAPIPKQYESSEAFVMDLVEKTGVMVTPGSAFGPSGEGFVRMALVQDREALERAIHAVDESGIFSKENA